From the Alkalibacter saccharofermentans DSM 14828 genome, the window TCCCAGGCCCATCATTGGTTGATCTTTCATGGAAGACAAATTTGCAGCGCAAGAAGCCCAAAATGCGTCGAATGCTTTTTAAAGAATTATTGCCTATACTATCGTGAGGGATGATGGAGATGAAGATTAAGAAAAGATCTGCAGTTTTGATTATTGCTGTTTTGGCTCTAGGATTGCTCTTGGTATTCATGCCGATGATGTCAGATCCTTTTGTCAGCATGTCATTCAAAGGGATGATTGTGTTTTCAAGCATATTGCTTGTCGCAGTGTTCGCCAAAGTCTTGGTTTTTTCATTTTTAAAAACTGAAGACAAGACAGGAAATGACGAAGCATCAGGTTTTTGAAAAAGCCTATGAAAAGGATTACAATGGTTTTGGAAACAATCTTCATTCACTTGGTATTGTGTAATATTGGTCTTTATGGTAACATTAAATCTATAATTTAATAAATGTAGTAGTCAAGGTGTTAATACTTAATAGGGAAAGTGGTTAAAATCCACTACAGCCCCCGCTACTGTGAGTGTGGACAAAAGTTCTAATATCCACTGTCTTAATTGATGGGAAGGAGAACTAAGGATGAAGCACAAGTCAGGAGACCTGCCTCGACAATTTATTTACCTACGGAGGGGAGGATTGCGAAGTCTGTGTTTTTTGGAAACCTTCTCAGCTTGCGGCTGGGATTTTTTTGTTTGTGCATAAGATATTAAGAACCAAAAAAAAAGGAGGCGCAATAAATGAGAAAATTAAATAAATCATTAGTTTTATTTTTGGCATTTGCAATGCTGGTAAGCTTTGCTGCATGTAGCAATTCTGAGGGAGGCGATCAAACAGGAGGATCGTCGGATAGCATTTATCCCTTGACTATAACGGATGATCTTGGCAATGAGGTCGTAATAGAATCTGAGCCTGAAAAAATAGTATCTGTTGCTCCGAGCAGTACGGAAATAATATTTGCATTGGGATTAGGGGAAAAATTAGTAGGCAGAAGCGAGTTCTGCAACTATCCTGAAGAAGCTGCAGAAGTTGAAGTGGTAGGTGGGTTTTCAGGACCAAACACTGAACTTATCTTGGAGCTTGAGCCGGACGTGCTGTTCGCAGCGGGTTCAGTTCCTGAGGAAGAGAAGATTTTGCTCGAAGGGGCTGGCATCAAAGTCATAGTGTACAATCCTGAAGATATAGACGGCGTATTAAAAAATATTGAGTTGACGGGCAAGGTGCTAAACGTTTCAGAAACAGCTTCAGACATTGTGGAAAGCTTGCAGGCAAAAAGACAAGAAATAGTAAGCATGGTGTCAGGAGAAGAAGCGAAGCGGGTATTTATAGATCTGGGGAGCTTCATATCTGCAGGAAGCGGGTCATTTATAGATTCAATTCTTTCTGAGCTTGGAGCTGAAAATGTAGCTGCAAAAGGCGAGGGGCAGTGGCCTACCCTTACGTTAGAGCAGGTTGTGGACGCAGATCCCCAAGTATACATTTCCCTATACCCTACGATTGAAGAGCTCAACGAAACTCCGGGGTTAAGTGAGGTTTCTGCATTCCAAAACGACCAAGTAGTGGTCATACCCTGGGGAATTGAAGAACACGATTTCGTTCAAAGGCCGGGACCTAGAGTCATTCAAGGTCTAGAATTATACGCAGAGATAATATACCCTTCGTTATTTGAATAAATCGATCCAGGGGCGCTGTTTTTGCGCCCCTGGATTTTAAAAACTTCAATATTTATGAAGACAAGATAAAGGTGGCAGATACAAGTGAAAAAGTTATCCAATAAAAAACTTGCAATGTTAGTGTCGATATTGTGTTTTGCCGTGGTGATATTCTCTACAACTATAGGTATAGCAGATATAAGCTTTATTCAGACCATAAAGATCCTGCTGAACAGGATTTTGTTAATGGACATGGATATGGAAGGCATCAAGTCATCTGCATCCGCTATCATTTGGCTCATAAGATTTCCGAGAGCACTGCTTGCTTTTTTCGTAGGAGGCTCTTTGGCGATCTGCGGAGTTTCGTATCAGAGCATTTTCAAAAATCCCATGGCGGATCCTTACATCCTAGGTGTTTCATCAGGAGCTGCATTGGGTGCTACTGTGGGGATTGTGGCCAGGCTGGAGTTTTACATCTTCGGACTGAATGCAATATCCATACTGGCTTTTATAGGTGCGACAGGATCGTTGTTTTTGGTGTACAACATATCAAGGGTAGGAAAAAAAGTACCTGTAAACACCCTTCTGCTAAGTGGCATAGCAATCGGTCAATTTCTATCTGCAGCAATATCCCTGATGATGGTTTTCGCCAATGATCTGCACCGGATAATATTTTGGACCATGGGCAGTTTCAATGCAAGAAGCTGGAGCCAGCTGATAATGGTCCTGCCTTATGCGCTCATAGGTTTTGCAGTGATATTTTCCACCCAAAGGGAGATGGATATCATGCTTTTGGGAGAAGATACAGCAGCCCAATTGGGGGTTGATACTGAAAGGCTAAAAAGGAAAATACTCGTTACTACAGCACTTGTTACAGCAGCTTCTGTAAGTGTGACAGGTATCATAGGTTTTGTAGGCCTTATAATTCCCCATATAGTAAGGATATTTACGGGACCGAAGCACATCTACCTTATACCCTACTCCTTTGTGGCTGGAGGGATTTTTATGATATTGTGCGACACGCTGGCAAGGTCGATGATCAGCCAGGAAATACCCGTGGGTATAATTACGGCGCTTTTTGGTGGACCTTTTTTTGTATACCTGTTGAAACAAAGAAAAACAGGGGGATTATGATATGATTACTCAACTTTCTCTAGAAAACATAACAGTGGCTTATGGCGAAAAAACCGTGCTCGAGAACCTGACCATAGGAATCAACCAAGGAGAATTCGTAGGAATAATAGGCCCCAACGGCTCGGGTAAATCTACATTGATAAAAGCGATCACAGATATAATTGATATTAAAAATGGAAAGATAAGTATCGACGGAAAAATCAACAGTAAGCTTAGCAGAAAAGAAAGAGCAAGACTTGTGGCAGTAGTTCCCCAAGAGTTCAATGTGGATTTTGAATTTAATGCTTTCGATATCGTGATGATGGGCAGAAACCCTCATGTTTCTAAAGACAAGAAAAATCCTTCCAGGGATTACGATATCGTTTACGAAGCGATGCTCATGACAAATACTTGGCAGTTCAAAGACAGGTATTTCAACCAACTCAGCGGCGGGGAAAGGCAAAGGGTGATCATAGCCAGAGCCATAGCGCAACAGTCTAAGATAATACTGCTAGATGAACCCACTTCTCACTTGGACATCCATCATCAGCTTGAAGTGCTGGAGTTGGTAAAGATGCTCAACAAGAACAGAAACGTTACAATACTAGCAGTTCTTCACGACATAAATATGGCGGCCAGGTTCAGCGACAGGCTCATACTGTTAAATGACAAAAAAGTCATTGTAGATGGAACACCGGAACAGGTTATTGATGAAAAATATCTTGGCAGGGTCTACGAAATGGAGATGCTGGTACGTAGAAACAAGATGCTATCTACCAAGGAAGTGGTTCCGATACGGGTAATCAAAGGCAAGACAGAGCTAGCGAGAACTAGAATACATGTAATTTGCGGCGGAGGAAGTGGCGAGCAGATACTGGAAAGCCTTAATTCCAAAGGTTTTGAAGTTACCTGTGGGGTAGTGAACA encodes:
- a CDS encoding ABC transporter substrate-binding protein; its protein translation is MRKLNKSLVLFLAFAMLVSFAACSNSEGGDQTGGSSDSIYPLTITDDLGNEVVIESEPEKIVSVAPSSTEIIFALGLGEKLVGRSEFCNYPEEAAEVEVVGGFSGPNTELILELEPDVLFAAGSVPEEEKILLEGAGIKVIVYNPEDIDGVLKNIELTGKVLNVSETASDIVESLQAKRQEIVSMVSGEEAKRVFIDLGSFISAGSGSFIDSILSELGAENVAAKGEGQWPTLTLEQVVDADPQVYISLYPTIEELNETPGLSEVSAFQNDQVVVIPWGIEEHDFVQRPGPRVIQGLELYAEIIYPSLFE
- a CDS encoding FecCD family ABC transporter permease, encoding MKKLSNKKLAMLVSILCFAVVIFSTTIGIADISFIQTIKILLNRILLMDMDMEGIKSSASAIIWLIRFPRALLAFFVGGSLAICGVSYQSIFKNPMADPYILGVSSGAALGATVGIVARLEFYIFGLNAISILAFIGATGSLFLVYNISRVGKKVPVNTLLLSGIAIGQFLSAAISLMMVFANDLHRIIFWTMGSFNARSWSQLIMVLPYALIGFAVIFSTQREMDIMLLGEDTAAQLGVDTERLKRKILVTTALVTAASVSVTGIIGFVGLIIPHIVRIFTGPKHIYLIPYSFVAGGIFMILCDTLARSMISQEIPVGIITALFGGPFFVYLLKQRKTGGL
- a CDS encoding ABC transporter ATP-binding protein, with protein sequence MITQLSLENITVAYGEKTVLENLTIGINQGEFVGIIGPNGSGKSTLIKAITDIIDIKNGKISIDGKINSKLSRKERARLVAVVPQEFNVDFEFNAFDIVMMGRNPHVSKDKKNPSRDYDIVYEAMLMTNTWQFKDRYFNQLSGGERQRVIIARAIAQQSKIILLDEPTSHLDIHHQLEVLELVKMLNKNRNVTILAVLHDINMAARFSDRLILLNDKKVIVDGTPEQVIDEKYLGRVYEMEMLVRRNKMLSTKEVVPIRVIKGKTELARTRIHVICGGGSGEQILESLNSKGFEVTCGVVNKGDSDWDISKMIGISCVECKPFSEIDDKSHLENIEMVKRADYILVTDVPFGLGNLKNLEALFNTDSPIYMIKGQGQFDYAEGAAESILEKLEKTKEIEYIKSYKEFLKAIGKGE